In Schistocerca serialis cubense isolate TAMUIC-IGC-003099 chromosome 3, iqSchSeri2.2, whole genome shotgun sequence, the following proteins share a genomic window:
- the LOC126471385 gene encoding hornerin-like gives MPPHAGVACARAGATLPLRDGLPPSLCRGSPREKGASEKGASEKGASEKGASEKGASEKGASEKGASEKGASEKGASEKGASEKGASEKGASEKGASEKGASEKGASEKGASEKGASEKGASEKGASEKGASEKGASEKGASEKGASEKGASEKGASEKGASEKGASEKGASEKGASEKGASEKGASEKGASEKGASEKGASEKGASEKGASEKGASEKGASEKGASEKGASEKGASEKGASEKGASEKGASEKGASEKGASEKGASEKGASEKGASEKGASEKGASEKGASEKGASEKGASEKGASEKGASEKGASEKGASEKGASEKGASEKGASEKGASEKGASEKGASEKGASEKGASEKGASEKGASEKGASEKGASEKGASEKGASEKGASEKGASEKGASEKGASEKGASEKGASEKGASEKGASEKGASEKGASEKGASEKGGASEKGASEKGASEKGASEKGASEKGASEKGASEKGASEKGASEKGASEKGASEKGASEKGASEKGARGKGEGGKGEGGKGEGGKEKGAREKGAREKGAREKGAREKGAREKGAREKGAREKGAREKGAREKGAREKGAREKGAREKGAREKGAREKGAREKGAREKGAREKGAREKGAREKGAREKGAREKGAREKGAREKGAREKGAREKGAREKGAREKGAREKGAREKGAREKGAREKGAREKGAREKGQGRRGQGRRGQGRRGKGEEGKGEEGKGEEGKGEEGKGEEGKGEEGKGEEGKGEEGKGEEGKGEEGKGEEGKGEEGKGEEGKGEEGKGEEGKGEEGKGEEGKGEEGKGEEGKGEEGKGEEGKGEEGKGEEGKGEEGKGEEGKGEEGKGEEGKGEEGKGEEGKGEEGKGEEGKGEEGKGEEGKGEEGKGEEGKGEEGKGEEGKGEEGKGEEGKGEEGKGEEGKGEEGKGEEGKGEEGKGEEGKGEEGKGEEGKGEEGKGEEGKGEEGKGEEGKGEEGKGEEGKGEEGKGEEGKGEEGKGEEGKGEEGKGEEGKGEEGKGEEGKGEEGKGEEGKGEEGKGEEGKGEEGKGEEGKGEEGKGEEGKGEEGKGEEGKGEEGKGEEGKGEEGKGEEGKGEEGKGEEGKGEEGKEKRAREKRAREKRAREKRAREKRAREKRAREKRAREKRAREKRAREKRAREKRAREKRAREKRAREKRAREKRAREKRAREKRASEKRASEKRASEKRASEKRASEKRASEKRASEKRASEKRASEKRASEKRASEKRASEKRASEKRASEKRASEKRASEKRASEKRASEKRASEKRAKGKGEEGKGEEGKGEEGKGEEGKGEEGKGEEGKGEEGKGEEGKGEEGKGEEGKGEEGKGEEGKGEEGKGEEGKGEEGKGEEGKGEEGKGEEGKGEEGKGEEGKGEEGKGEEGKGEEGKGEEGKGEEGKGEEGKGEEGKGEEGKGEEGKGEEGKGEEGKGEEGKGEEGKGEEGKGEEEGKGEEGKGEEGKGEEGKGEEGKGEEGKGEEGKGEEGKGEEGKGEEGKGEEGKGEEGKGEEGKGEEGKGEEGKGEEGKGEEGKGEEGKGEEGKGEEGKGEEGKGEEGKGEEGKGEEGKGEEGKGEEGKGEEGKGEEGKGEEGKGEEGKGEEGKGEEGKGEEGKGEEGKGEEGKGEEGKGEEGKGEEGKGEEGKGEEGKGEEGKGEEGKGEEGKGEEGKGEEGKGEEGKGEEGKGEEGKGEEGKGEEGKGEEGKGEEGKGEEGKGEEGKGEEGKGEEGKGEEGKGEEGKGEEGKGEEGKGEEGKGEEGKGEEGKGEEGKGEEGKGEEGKGEEGKGEEGKGEEGKGEEGKGEEGKGEEGKGEEGKGEEGKGEEGKGEEGKGEEGKGEEGKGEEGKGEEGKGEEGKGEEGKGEEGKGEEGKGEEGKGEEGKGEEGKGEEGKGEEGKGEEGKGEEGKGEEGKGEEGKGEEGKGEEGKGEEGKGEEGKGEEGKGEEGKGEEGKGEEGKGEEGKGEEGKGEEGKGEEGKGEEGKGEEGKGEEGKGEEGKGEEGKGEEGKGEEGKGEEGKGEEGKGEEGKGEEGKGEEGKGEEGKGEEGKGEEGKGEEGKGEEGKGEEGKGEEGKGEEGKGEEGKGEEGKGEEGKGEEGKGEEGKGEEGKGEEGKGEEGKGEEGKGEEGKGEEGKGEEGKGEEGKGEEGKGEEGKGEEGKGEEGKGEEGKGEEGKGEEGKGEEGKGEEGKGEEGKGEEGKGEEGKGEEGKGEEGKGEEGKGEEGKGEEGKGEEGKGEEGKGEEGKGEEGKGEEGKGEEGKGEEGKGEEGKGEEGKGEEGKGEEGKGEEGKGEEGKGEEGKGESKEDTRWTPMLSEDK, from the exons tgagaagggggcaagtgagaagggggcaagtgagaagggggcaagtgagaagggggcaagtgagaagggggcaagtgagaagggggcaagtgagaagggggcaagtgagaagggggcaagtgagaagggggcaagtgagaagggggcaagtgagaagggggcaagtgagaagggggcaagtgagaagggggcaagtgagaagggggcaagtgagaagggggcaagtgagaagggggcaagtgagaagggggcaagtgagaagggggcaagtgagaagggggcaagtgagaagggggcaagtgagaagggggcaagtgagaagggggcaagtgagaagggggcaagtgagaagggggcaagtgagaagggggcaagtgagaagggggcaagtgagaagggggcaagtgagaagggggcaagtgagaagggggcaagtgagaagggggcaagtgagaagggggcaagtgagaagggggcaagtgagaagggggcaagtgagaagggggcaagtgagaagggggcaagtgagaagggggcaagtgagaagggggcaagtgagaagggggcaagtgagaagggggcaagtgagaagggggcaagtgagaagggggcaagtgagaagggggcaagtgagaagggggcaagtgagaagggggcaagtgagaagggggcaagtgagaagggggcaagtgagaagggggcaagtgagaagggggcaagtgagaagggggcaagtgagaagggggcaagtgagaagggggcaagtgagaagggggcaagtgagaagggggcaagtgagaagggggcaagtgagaagggggcaagtgagaagggggcaagtgagaagggggcaagtgagaagggggcaagtgagaagggggcaagtgagaagggggcaagtgagaagggggcaagtgagaagggggcaagtgagaagggggcaagtgagaagggggcaagtgagaagggggcaagtgagaagggggcaagtgagaagggggcaagtgagaagggggcaagtgagaagggggcaagtgagaagggggcaagtgagaagggggcaagtgagaagggggcaagtgagaagggggcaagtgagaagggggcaagtgagaagggggcaagtgagaagggggcaagtgagaagggggcaagtgagaagggggcaagtgagaagggggcaagtgagaagggggcaagtgagaagggggcaagtgagaagggggcaagtgagaagggggcaagtgagaagggg ggggcaagtgagaagggggcaagtgagaagggggcaagtgagaagggggcaagtgagaagggggcaagtgagaagggggcaagtgagaagggggcaagtgagaagggggcaagtgagaagggggcaagtgagaagggggcaagtgagaagggggcaagtgagaagggggcaagtgagaagggggcaagtgagaagggggcaa ggggcaagggagaagggggcaagggagaagggggcaagggagaagggggcaaggagaagggggcaagggagaagggggcaagggagaagggggcaagggagaagggggcaagggagaagggggcaagggagaagggggcaagggagaagggggcaagggagaagggggcaagggagaagggggcaagggagaagggggcaagggagaagggggcaagggagaagggggcaagggagaagggggcaagggagaagggggcaagggagaagggggcaagggagaagggggcaagggagaagggggcaagggagaagggggcaagggagaagggggcaagggagaagggggcaagggagaagggggcaagggagaagggggcaagggagaagggggcaagggagaagggggcaagggagaagggggcaagggagaagggggcaagggagaagggggcaagggagaagggggcaagggagaagggggcaagggagaagggggcaagggagaagggggcaagggagaagggggcaagggagaagggggcaagggagaaggggcaagggagaagggggcaagggagaagggggcaagggagaaggggcaagggagaagagggcaagggagaagagggcaagggagaagagggcaagggagaagagggcaagggagaagagggcaagggagaagagggcaagggagaagagggcaagggagaagagggcaagggagaagagggcaagggagaagagggcaagggagaagagggcaagggagaagagggcaagggagaagagggcaagggagaagagggcaagggagaagagggcaagggagaagagggcaagggagaagagggcaagggagaagagggcaagggagaagagggcaagggagaagagggcaagggagaagagggcaagggagaagagggcaagggagaagagggcaagggagaagagggcaagggagaagagggcaagggagaagagggcaagggagaagagggcaagggagaagagggcaagggagaagagggcaagggagaagagggcaagggagaagagggcaagggagaagagggcaagggagaagagggcaagggagaagagggcaagggagaagagggcaagggagaagagggcaagggagaagagggcaagggagaagagggcaagggagaagagggcaagggagaagagggcaagggagaagagggcaagggagaagagggcaagggagaagagggcaagggagaagagggcaagggagaagagggcaagggagaagagggcaagggagaagagggcaagggagaagagggcaagggagaagagggcaagggagaagagggcaagggagaagagggcaagggagaagagggcaagggagaagagggcaagggagaagagggcaagggagaagagggcaagggagaagagggcaagggagaagagggcaagggagaagagggcaagggagaagagggcaagggagaagagggcaagggagaagagggcaagggagaagagggcaagggagaagagggcaagggagaagagggcaagggagaagagggcaagggagaagagggcaagggagaagagggcaagggagaagagggcaagggagaagagggcaagggagaagagggcaagggagaagagggcaagggagaagagggcaagggagaagagggcaagggagaagagggcaagggagaagagggcaagggagaagagggcaagggagaagagggcaagggagaagagggcaaggagaagagggcaagggagaagagggcaagggagaagagggcaagggagaagagggcaagggagaagagggcaagggagaagagggcaagggagaagagggcaagggagaagagggcaagggagaagagggcaagggagaagagggcaagggagaagagggcaagggagaagagggcaagggagaagagggcaagggagaagagggcaagggagaagagggcaagggagaagagggcaagggagaagagggcaagtgaGAAGAGGGCAAGTGAGAAGAGGGCAAGTGAGAAGAGGGCAAGTGAGAAGAGGGCAAGTGAGAAGAGGGCAAGTGAGAAGAGGGCAAGTGAGAAGAGGGCAAGTGAGAAGAGGGCAAGTGAGAAGAGGGCAAGTGAGAAGAGGGCAAGTGAGAAGAGGGCAAGTGAGAAGAGGGCAAGTGAGAAGAGGGCAAGTGAGAAGAGGGCAAGTGAGAAGAGGGCAAGTGAGAAGAGGGCAAGTGAGAAGAGGGCAAGTGAGAAGAGGGCAAGTGAGAAGAGGGCAA agggcaagggagaagagggcaagggagaagagggcaagggagaagagggcaagggagaagagggcaagggagaagagggcaagggagaagagggcaagggagaagagggcaagggagaagagggcaagggagaagagggcaagggagaagagggcaagggagaagagggcaagggagaagagggcaagggagaagagggcaagggagaagagggcaagggagaagagggcaagggagaagagggcaagggagaagagggcaagggagaagagggcaagggagaagagggcaagggagaagagggcaagggagaagagggcaagggagaagagggcaagggagaagagggcaagggagaagagggcaagggagaagagggcaagggagaagagggcaagggagaagagggcaagggagaagagggcaagggagaagagggcaagggagaagagggcaagggagaagagggcaagggagaagagggcaagggagaagagggcaagggagaagagggcaagggagaagagg agggcaagggagaagagggcaagggagaagagggcaagggagaagagggcaagggagaagagggcaagggagaagagggcaagggagaagagggcaagggagaagagggcaagggagaagagggcaagggagaagagggcaagggagaagagggcaagggagaagagggcaagggagaagagggcaagggagaagagggcaagggagaagagggcaagggagaagagggcaagggagaagagggcaagggagaagagggcaagggagaagagggcaagggagaagagggcaagggagaagagggcaagggagaagagggcaagggagaagagggcaagggagaagagggcaagggagaagagggcaagggagaagagggcaagggagaagagggcaagggagaagagggcaagggagaagagggcaagggagaagagggcaagggagaagagggcaagggagaagagggcaagggagaagagggcaagggagaagagggcaagggagaagagggcaagggagaagagggcaagggagaagagggcaagggagaagagggcaagggagaagagggcaagggagaagagggcaagggagaagagggcaagggagaagagggcaagggagaagagggcaagggagaagagggcaagggagaagagggcaagggagaagagggcaagggagaagagggcaagggagaagagggcaagggagaagagggcaagggagaagagggcaagggagaagagggcaagggagaagagggcaagggagaagagggcaagggagaagagggcaagggagaagagggcaagggagaagagggcaagggagaagagggcaagggagaagagggcaagggagaagagggcaagggagaagagggcaagggagaagagggcaagggagaagagggcaagggagaagagggcaagggagaagagggcaagggagaagagggcaagggagaagagggcaagggagaagagggcaagggagaagagggcaagggagaagagggcaagggagaagagggcaagggagaagagggcaagggagaagagggcaagggagaagagggcaagggagaagagggcaagggagaagagggcaagggagaagagggcaagggagaagagggcaagggagaagagggcaagggagaagagggcaagggagaagagggcaagggagaagagggcaagggagaagagggcaagggagaagagggcaagggagaagagggcaagggagaagaaggcaagggagaagaaggcaagggagaagaaggcaagggagaagaaggcaagggagaagaaggcaagggagaagaaggcaagggagaagaaggcaagggagaagaaggcaagggagaagaaggcaagggagaagagggcaagggagaagagggcaagggagaagagggcaagggagaagagggcaagggagaagagggcaagggagaagagggcaagggagaagagggcaagggagaagagggcaagggagaagagggcaagggagaagagggcaagggagaagagggcaagggagaagagggcaagggagaagagggcaagggagaagagggcaagggagaagagggcaagggagaagagggcaagggagaagagggcaagggagaagagggcaagggagaagagggcaagggagaagagggcaagggagaagagggcaagggagaagagggcaagggagaagagggcaagggagaagagggcaagggagaagagggcaagggagaagagggcaagggagaagagggcaagggagaagagggcaagggagaagagggcaagggagaagagggcaagggagaagagggcaagggagaagagggcaagggagaagagggcaagggagaagagggcaagggagaagagggcaagggagaagagggcaagggagaagagggcaagggagaagagggcaagggagaagagggcaagggagaagagggcaagggagaagagggcaagggagaagagggcaagggagaagagggcaagggagaagagggcaagggagaagagggcaagggagaagagggcaagggagaagagggcaagggagaagagggcaagggagaagagggcaagggagaagagggcaagggagaagagggcaagggagaagagggcaagggagaagagggcaagggagaagagggcaagggagaagagggcaagggagaagagggcaagggagaagagggcaagggagaagagggcaagggagaagagggcaagggagaagaaggcaagggagaagaaggcaagggagaagaaggcaagggagaagaaggcaagggagaagaaggcaagggagaagaaggcaagggagaagaaggcaagggagaagagggcaagggagaagagggcaagggagaagaaggcaagggagaagaaggcaagggagaagaaggcaagggagaagaaggcaagggagaagaaggcaagggagaagaaggcaagggagaagaaggcaagggagaagaaggcaagggagagagtaaggaagaca ccaggtggacTCCCATGTTGAGTGAAGACAAGTGA